From Salinirubrum litoreum, one genomic window encodes:
- a CDS encoding dCTP deaminase: protein MDLTSVVADLVHEPIQTESRGLDLTVAEVRKVVDPGRIDFGGGELTDATTEPVETDLRNPDDDYGWWHLSNDVYLLEYNESLAGPGDVNLVLQPRDELRTRGAFHPTLHLAGDDDFGAVPLSVSNGGLMLKENARVSTLLAD from the coding sequence ATGGACCTCACGAGCGTCGTCGCCGATCTCGTTCACGAACCGATCCAGACCGAGAGTCGGGGTCTCGATCTCACGGTCGCCGAGGTGCGCAAAGTAGTCGACCCCGGTCGCATCGACTTCGGCGGCGGGGAACTGACCGATGCGACGACCGAACCGGTCGAGACCGACCTGCGGAACCCCGACGACGACTACGGCTGGTGGCACCTCTCGAACGACGTGTACCTGCTAGAGTACAACGAGTCGCTCGCCGGACCGGGGGACGTGAACCTCGTGCTCCAACCGCGCGACGAACTTCGGACGCGCGGGGCGTTCCACCCGACCCTTCACCTCGCGGGCGACGACGATTTCGGGGCTGTTCCACTGAGCGTCTCGAACGGCGGCCTCATGCTGAAGGAGAACGCTCGGGTCTCGACACTGCTGGCGGACTGA